In Pseudobythopirellula maris, a single window of DNA contains:
- a CDS encoding tetratricopeptide repeat protein has translation MSDPSALYDEADKLKASGDLEGAAAKLTEALAADEDYSLAHAALAVVLQKRGMHEEAIAHARRVTEIEPNDPFSYTALSVTYQRAYAGTNDHSYIGLAEEAMDRSRQIEAGQ, from the coding sequence GTGTCCGATCCCTCCGCTCTGTACGACGAAGCCGACAAGCTCAAGGCCTCTGGCGACCTGGAGGGCGCCGCCGCCAAACTGACCGAAGCGCTCGCGGCGGACGAGGATTACTCACTCGCCCACGCCGCGCTAGCGGTGGTGCTCCAGAAGCGGGGCATGCACGAAGAGGCGATCGCTCACGCCCGTCGGGTCACCGAGATCGAGCCGAACGACCCGTTCAGCTACACCGCCCTGAGCGTCACCTACCAGCGGGCCTACGCCGGCACGAACGACCACTCCTACATTGGGCTGGCCGAAGAGGCGATGGACAGGAGCCGGCAGATCGAGGCGGGGCAGTAA
- the lpxA gene encoding acyl-ACP--UDP-N-acetylglucosamine O-acyltransferase — protein MSIHPLALVDPRAELGTDVSIGPFSVVEAGARVGDRCRLAARATIKTGVTLGAENMIGEGAVVGGMPQHLAAPAVVGNVVIGDRNQLRENVTVHRAMHEGAVTRIGDGCLMMVGAHVAHDCQVEDGAILTNNVMLAGHVEVGQRACLGGGVAVHQFCRVGRVAMIGGMARIIQDVPPFVMIDGSSGLVVGLNRIGIRRAGIERDEAMLIKQAYQLLYRSGLSHEERMERLAEMYPIGPASEFEPFLRGGTRGFVRERRTPPGATIRPIHDAVDDSAPTVEIGVKRLAG, from the coding sequence GTGAGCATCCACCCCCTCGCCTTGGTCGACCCGCGAGCCGAGCTCGGGACCGACGTTTCGATTGGACCGTTCAGCGTAGTCGAGGCCGGAGCCCGGGTGGGCGACCGCTGCCGACTGGCCGCAAGGGCCACGATCAAAACGGGCGTCACGCTCGGCGCCGAAAACATGATCGGCGAGGGCGCCGTGGTGGGCGGCATGCCGCAGCACTTGGCGGCGCCGGCGGTCGTGGGGAACGTTGTTATCGGCGACCGCAACCAACTGCGCGAGAACGTCACGGTCCACCGCGCGATGCACGAAGGGGCGGTCACCCGGATCGGCGACGGCTGCCTGATGATGGTCGGCGCCCACGTGGCCCACGACTGCCAGGTCGAAGACGGGGCGATCCTCACCAACAACGTGATGCTCGCCGGCCACGTCGAGGTCGGCCAACGGGCCTGTCTCGGCGGCGGCGTTGCGGTGCACCAGTTCTGCCGGGTCGGACGCGTGGCGATGATCGGCGGCATGGCCCGCATCATCCAAGACGTGCCCCCGTTCGTAATGATCGACGGCTCGAGTGGGCTGGTCGTCGGGCTCAACCGCATCGGCATCCGCCGTGCGGGAATCGAGCGCGACGAGGCGATGCTGATCAAGCAAGCCTACCAGCTGCTCTACCGCAGCGGGCTCTCGCACGAGGAGCGGATGGAGCGGCTCGCCGAGATGTACCCCATCGGCCCCGCCTCGGAGTTCGAGCCCTTCTTACGCGGCGGCACACGCGGCTTTGTCCGCGAACGGCGCACGCCGCCCGGCGCAACGATCCGTCCGATCCACGACGCGGTCGACGACTCGGCGCCGACGGTCGAGATCGGCGTGAAACGCCTCGCCGGCTGA
- a CDS encoding 3-keto-disaccharide hydrolase encodes MRHLTYHLLPAVACLLSSPAFAQSTEYLPGIEWDTPPVVEPGATDNDPPSDAIVLFGGEDMSAWENGENWPIKDGVVSAADGAVTTKQHFGDLQLHLEWSAPTKIRGKGQGRGNSGVFLMGVYEVQVLDSYDNSTYPDGQAGAVYKQTPPMANAMRKPGEWNTYDIFWTAPKLEAGQVVDPAVVTVVHNGVLVVNHFELAGATAWHTPPSYSDASPKGPISLQDHGNPVRFRNIWVRELKAPHGEQVREPMLHDHSTGERRPFAEAAGEASEAGEETEANG; translated from the coding sequence ATGCGCCATCTGACGTACCACCTGCTACCCGCCGTGGCTTGCTTACTTAGCTCTCCTGCTTTTGCCCAGAGCACGGAATACCTGCCCGGCATCGAATGGGACACGCCTCCGGTCGTCGAGCCCGGCGCGACCGACAACGACCCACCGTCTGACGCTATTGTGCTGTTTGGCGGCGAGGACATGTCCGCTTGGGAAAACGGTGAGAACTGGCCAATCAAAGACGGTGTGGTCAGCGCGGCCGACGGCGCCGTCACCACGAAACAGCACTTCGGCGATCTCCAGTTGCACCTGGAATGGTCGGCGCCCACCAAGATCAGGGGCAAGGGACAAGGCCGTGGCAACAGCGGCGTGTTCCTGATGGGCGTCTACGAAGTGCAGGTGCTCGATTCCTACGACAACAGCACCTACCCCGACGGCCAGGCGGGAGCGGTTTACAAGCAGACCCCGCCGATGGCGAACGCGATGCGTAAGCCGGGCGAGTGGAACACTTACGACATCTTCTGGACCGCGCCCAAGCTCGAGGCGGGGCAGGTAGTCGACCCGGCGGTCGTGACGGTGGTGCACAACGGCGTGCTCGTCGTGAACCACTTCGAGCTGGCGGGCGCCACGGCTTGGCACACGCCCCCGTCGTACAGCGACGCGAGCCCGAAGGGCCCGATCAGCCTGCAGGACCACGGCAACCCGGTGCGGTTCCGCAATATCTGGGTCCGCGAGCTCAAGGCGCCGCACGGCGAGCAGGTCCGTGAGCCGATGCTGCACGATCACAGCACGGGCGAGCGGCGGCCCTTCGCCGAGGCGGCGGGGGAAGCGTCTGAGGCCGGCGAAGAAACCGAAGCAAACGGCTGA
- a CDS encoding cysteine desulfurase family protein produces the protein MRSIYLDHNATTPLAPQVQEAMLPLLAGQYGNPNSDHALGAAAAQAIDDARWRVARAIGAGVDEVYFTASASQSCRHAITRGVVPDSIADEPGWAMTTTLDHACVRDVVGGQNEPLIGCTADGLVDLNDMRAALAMSRPGSLLSVVHANNELGTIQPIAEFAEECTHHGVRLHTDAAQTFGKIPLRVDDLGVTYLSLTAHKAYGPKGVGALYVRSGAPVGRAYNNGVTLSAGTPDVAAIVGFGVAADLVEASLAESSSRLAALRDRLLSKLREGAGERLTVWGEAAERLPNTLCVSLPGVVAQELLRATPELCAAPCAVRTGGKITLSPALRAIGADEHAALGTVRLSVGWHNDEAEIDHAASLLLGAWERLRGEP, from the coding sequence TTGCGCAGCATTTACCTCGATCACAACGCCACCACGCCCCTTGCCCCTCAGGTGCAAGAGGCGATGCTGCCGCTGCTCGCCGGCCAGTACGGCAACCCCAACAGCGACCACGCCCTGGGCGCGGCCGCGGCGCAGGCGATCGACGACGCCCGTTGGCGCGTCGCCCGCGCGATCGGCGCCGGGGTCGACGAGGTCTACTTCACGGCGAGCGCGTCGCAGAGCTGTCGCCACGCGATCACGCGCGGCGTCGTCCCCGATTCGATCGCCGACGAGCCGGGATGGGCGATGACCACCACGCTCGACCACGCCTGCGTGCGCGACGTGGTGGGCGGTCAAAACGAGCCCTTGATCGGCTGCACGGCCGACGGCCTCGTCGATCTCAACGACATGCGGGCTGCGCTCGCCATGTCTCGGCCGGGTTCTCTGCTCTCGGTCGTCCACGCCAACAACGAGTTGGGCACGATCCAGCCGATCGCCGAGTTCGCCGAGGAATGCACGCACCACGGCGTGCGCCTGCACACGGACGCGGCGCAGACGTTCGGCAAGATACCGTTGCGAGTCGACGACCTGGGAGTCACTTACCTGTCGCTGACCGCCCACAAGGCGTACGGCCCCAAAGGCGTGGGCGCGCTCTACGTCCGCAGCGGGGCGCCCGTGGGGCGGGCCTACAACAACGGCGTGACGCTCAGCGCGGGCACGCCCGACGTGGCGGCGATCGTCGGCTTCGGCGTCGCCGCCGACTTGGTCGAGGCGAGCCTCGCCGAGTCTTCGTCGCGGCTCGCCGCGCTCCGTGACCGGCTGCTCAGCAAGCTCCGCGAGGGCGCCGGCGAGCGGCTCACGGTGTGGGGCGAGGCGGCCGAGCGGCTGCCGAACACGTTGTGCGTGAGCCTGCCCGGGGTCGTGGCTCAGGAGCTGCTGCGGGCCACACCTGAGCTGTGCGCGGCGCCGTGCGCCGTGCGGACCGGCGGCAAGATCACGCTCTCGCCCGCCCTGCGGGCGATTGGCGCCGACGAGCACGCGGCGCTCGGCACGGTCCGCCTGTCGGTCGGATGGCACAACGACGAGGCCGAGATCGACCACGCCGCGAGCCTGCTGCTCGGGGCGTGGGAACGGCTTCGGGGCGAGCCGTGA
- a CDS encoding redoxin domain-containing protein: MTLRPLRPLLTHALALGAIAIAPLAVAQDSPDPLELLRASAEHVAGLEAASVDFETEVAVVMGEENNGEKSVYRYKKQGPAKFVFEPTEGDQGVFLRSDGEKTLTWIPELNRYTLKSVGEGEEDDSQTSQGIGAFVRSPLSRSLGNGLGGMALSLLDRMAIEDLIMSSVSDGYLGVEQVEGVDCHHMRFTTGGQLTWEAWIATGDAPLPMRIVPDMSDVVAGHPASQQYDDFSFTLTFRYRDWRPDFKPTEAAFAIVEPEGAERINSFFERPEEPPHALLGKKAPQVELPNLNGEVVNIAQHVGEDVVVLDFWATWCPPCVAALPKITAVTETLADRGVAFYAVSLDAETDGIPEFLENLGIAPTVLHDAGDGVAEAFLVEGIPTTVIIGKDGSVQVVHVGLGPDLEAQLTGELESLIAGEDLARAELDKWAEKHPNRDAE, translated from the coding sequence ATGACTTTGCGACCCCTTCGCCCTCTGCTCACGCACGCCCTCGCACTGGGAGCCATCGCGATCGCGCCGCTAGCCGTGGCTCAAGACTCGCCCGACCCGCTCGAGTTGCTCCGCGCTTCGGCGGAGCATGTCGCTGGGTTGGAGGCCGCATCGGTTGACTTCGAAACCGAGGTGGCGGTCGTCATGGGCGAGGAGAACAACGGCGAAAAATCGGTCTACCGCTACAAGAAGCAGGGACCGGCGAAGTTTGTCTTCGAGCCGACCGAGGGAGACCAAGGCGTGTTTCTCCGCAGCGACGGGGAGAAGACTCTTACCTGGATCCCCGAGCTGAACCGTTACACCCTCAAGTCGGTCGGCGAGGGCGAGGAGGACGACAGCCAGACTTCCCAAGGGATCGGCGCGTTCGTTCGCTCGCCGCTCAGCCGCAGCCTGGGCAACGGGCTGGGGGGCATGGCGTTGAGCCTCCTCGATCGCATGGCGATCGAAGACCTGATCATGTCGAGCGTTTCGGACGGCTACCTCGGCGTCGAGCAAGTCGAAGGCGTCGACTGCCACCACATGCGTTTCACAACCGGCGGCCAGCTCACCTGGGAGGCGTGGATCGCCACGGGCGACGCGCCGCTGCCGATGCGCATCGTGCCCGATATGTCGGACGTGGTCGCGGGCCATCCCGCCTCGCAGCAGTACGACGACTTCTCGTTCACGCTCACGTTCCGTTACCGCGACTGGCGGCCCGATTTCAAGCCGACCGAGGCGGCGTTCGCGATCGTCGAGCCCGAGGGCGCCGAGCGGATCAATTCGTTCTTCGAACGACCCGAGGAGCCGCCGCACGCGCTATTGGGCAAGAAGGCCCCGCAGGTCGAGTTGCCCAACCTCAACGGCGAGGTCGTCAACATCGCCCAGCACGTAGGCGAAGACGTCGTGGTGCTCGACTTTTGGGCCACTTGGTGCCCCCCCTGCGTGGCGGCGTTGCCCAAGATCACCGCGGTGACCGAGACGCTGGCCGACCGCGGCGTGGCGTTCTACGCCGTGAGCCTCGACGCCGAGACCGACGGCATCCCGGAGTTCCTTGAGAACCTCGGCATCGCACCGACCGTGCTGCACGACGCCGGCGACGGCGTGGCCGAGGCGTTCCTTGTCGAGGGCATCCCCACCACCGTGATCATCGGCAAGGATGGCTCCGTGCAAGTGGTGCACGTCGGCCTCGGGCCCGACCTGGAGGCCCAGCTCACCGGCGAGCTCGAATCGTTGATCGCGGGCGAAGACCTCGCCAGGGCGGAGCTCGACAAGTGGGCCGAGAAGCACCCGAACCGAGACGCCGAGTAG
- a CDS encoding DUF3467 domain-containing protein produces MAESTEDKPQAAEEGAATPEAAVQRPRVEVQDADAICTYANFCRVTGTPEELILDFGLNSQPYGVPTEPVQVKQRIVTNYYTAKRMLQALHLSVQRHEQAFGVLETDVQKRVVAKG; encoded by the coding sequence GTGGCCGAATCAACCGAAGACAAGCCCCAAGCCGCTGAAGAAGGCGCCGCCACCCCCGAGGCCGCCGTTCAGCGTCCCCGCGTTGAAGTGCAAGACGCCGACGCGATCTGCACTTACGCGAACTTCTGCCGCGTGACCGGCACGCCGGAAGAGCTGATCCTGGATTTCGGCCTGAACTCGCAGCCCTACGGCGTGCCGACCGAGCCGGTGCAAGTGAAGCAGCGGATCGTGACAAACTACTACACCGCCAAGCGGATGTTGCAGGCCTTGCACCTCTCGGTGCAGCGTCACGAGCAGGCGTTCGGCGTGCTCGAGACCGACGTGCAAAAGCGCGTCGTCGCCAAGGGCTGA